A part of Ziziphus jujuba cultivar Dongzao chromosome 8, ASM3175591v1 genomic DNA contains:
- the LOC132804988 gene encoding uncharacterized protein LOC132804988 → MNIFIWNVRGAGNQHFIRSTKTYIRQYNANILVLMETKIGGIQADKYLAKIGCSKAIKFDPIGFSGGIWILWKEEDVSIELIPLFNQTINVVISHRWKGQWLFIAFYASPITTIRHKLWTTLKEIHQINKLPWLIAECSLIDLGATVPKFTWSNGKPGNQLTRERLDKAFCSADWRKMFPDAIVQNLAHLRTDYHPILVAVDQHCKVDPPLKTFRFEMAWMQHAHFNNFVNSIVPAHFLKIDI, encoded by the exons ATGAATATCTTTATTTGGAATGTTAGAGGTGCTGGAAATCAGCACTTTATCAGATCTACCAAAACTTATATTAGACAGTATAATGCAAATATCCTAGTTCTGATGGAAACTAAAATTGGTGGTATTCAAGCTGATAAGTATCTTGCTAAAATTGGATGTAGTAAAGCTATTAAATTTGACCCTATTGGCTTCTCTGGAGGCATTTGGATTCTTTGGAAAGAGGAGGATGTTTCTATTGAACTAATACCTCTCTTTAATCAGACGATTAATGTAGTTATCAGTCATAGATGGAAAGGGCAATGGTTGTTCATTGCTTTTTATGCTAGCCCtattactacaattaggcacaagCTTTGGACTACTCTCAAGGaaattcaccaaataaataaactcCCTTGGCTTATTGCTG AATGTAGTTTAATTGATCTTGGTGCAACAGTTCCCAAGTTTACTTGGAGCAATGGTAAACCTGGAAATCAATTAACCAGAGAACGACTTGATAAAGCTTTTTGTAGTGCTGATTGGAGGAAAATGTTTCCTGATGCTATTGTGCAAAACCTTGCTCATTTGAGAACTGATTACCATCCTATCTTAGTTGCTGTTGATCAACATTGTAAAGTTGACCCCCCATTGAAGACCTTTAGATTTGAAATGGCCTGGATGCAACATGCTCACttcaataattttgttaattctattgttcCTGCTCACTTcttgaaaattgatatatag